In one window of Microplitis demolitor isolate Queensland-Clemson2020A chromosome 4, iyMicDemo2.1a, whole genome shotgun sequence DNA:
- the 35a-10 gene encoding uncharacterized protein 35a-10 — translation MGRRERINLNFDRRQDSINKSIESLMRFIDSVKSTINKFREEFEQVYNEYLTSVEKNGMKLSIPYSSFRKADGIYNKIITSLKKFIALLIEDYADILLVGNKITTANKKYFKIQQQIIDNNKNDLSRLEQSIKNMKNIINDYNELANEYHTKIMVFQSLQRILQDQMIVYTSFNGSHFRLSIKSELEEFRNLLELDDSSSLRGKINSLFIIKSASQLESLGDEKLLQPITSLKEIDSTENDNMEGQESTGLPRQVNLRDSKRKRPSDDGEPTSKKLKMTKLLSTILSITADDLKSNNVINFSYYSIDEINDALAKGKEVWQRWLGMTFNDFVNREGFNEFIDIYSYLLPISNNSSNKIEVIKKIFGDVIDMERKFMENRVDIVSLDDILNLKPANSEVIKEQYEYLRIKIIVRELICYYIYYLMGYLYDKLVIEKRIYEIEEMESLKLEICKYKIVSFMEEKLLKKIKRVLTENRFFRSNENELLRYRHKEHLNKAYSSIVNTKIDISMILFEIRKNIVSPDMKQVLKFQLDVKKKELDRLIKLGNDLRNAYYSRYLEKKV, via the coding sequence ATGGGTCGTCGcgaaagaataaatttaaatttcgatagACGTCAAGATAGtattaacaaaagtattgAATCATTAATGCGATTTATAGATTCAGTAAAatctacaataaataaatttcgtgaAGAATTTGAACAAGTctataatgaatatttaacatcagttgaaaaaaatggaatGAAATTATCAATTCCATATTCATCATTCCGTAAAGCCGACGGtatttacaacaaaataatcaCGTCGTTGAAGAAATTCATCGCATTACTTATAGAAGACTATGCAGACATACTATtagtaggaaataaaataacaacagcaaataaaaaatattttaaaatacagcagcaaataattgataataataaaaatgatttgtcaCGATTAGAACAATCAATCAAGAATatgaaaaacataataaatgattACAATGAATTAGCTAATGAATATCATACCAAAATAATGGTTTTCCAATCATTACAGCGTATCTTACAAGATCAAATGATTGTCTATACTTCATTTAACGGCAGTCATTTCCGGCTTTCAATTAAAAGTGAACTTGAAGAATTTCGTAATCTTCTTGAATTAGATGATTCATCATCATTGCGTGGTAAAATAAACAGTCTATTTATCATTAAGTCTGCCAGTCAACTCGAGTCATTGGGTGATGAAAAATTGCTACAGCCAATAACATCTCTCAAAGAAATTGACTCAACTGAAAATGACAACATGGAAGGCCAAGAATCTACCGGACTACCACGACAAGTTAATTTGCGTGATTCGAAACGTAAACGTCCGAGCGATGACGGCGAACCgacatcgaaaaaattaaaaatgactaaaTTATTGTCAACGATTTTGTCAATCACAGCGGatgatttaaaatcaaataacgTTATCAATTTCAGTTACTACTcaattgatgaaattaatGACGCATTGGCAAAAGGAAAAGAAGTTTGGCAACGATGGCTAGGTATGACTTTCAATGATTTTGTCAATCGTGAAGGtttcaatgaatttattgatatttattcgTATCTATTgccaatttcaaataattcatcgAACAAGATTGAagtgatcaaaaaaatatttggtgaTGTAATTGATATGGAAAGGAAATTCATGGAAAATAGAGTTGATATCGTATCATTAGatgatattttgaatttgaaaccCGCTAATTCTGAAGTAATCAAGGaacaatatgaatatttacgaataaaaattattgttcgtGAATTGATTTgctattacatatattatttaatgggttatttatatgataaacTTGTTATAGAAAAAAGAATATATGAAATTGAAGAAATGGAGTCATTGAAATTAGAAATatgcaaatataaaatagtcaGTTTTATGgaagaaaaattactgaagaaaataaaaagagttTTAACTGAAAACAGATTTTTTAGAAGTAATGAAAATGAACTTTTGAGATATAGACATAAAGAACATCTTAATAAAGCATACAGCAGTATAGTTAATACAAAAATAGATATTTCAAtgatattatttgaaatacgtaaaaatattgtttctcCTGATATGAAACAAGTTTTGAAATTCCAATTGGATGTTAAAAAGAAAGAATTGGATAGGCTGATAAAACTTGGAAATGATCTACGTAATGCGTACTATTCGAGATATTTAGAGAAGAAagtgtaa
- the 35a-8 gene encoding uncharacterized 35a-8 gives MAEKLNANDKQNYSDKNIDINGSTELLISFLSELRYLIRSFRNKLIKTYRTYVKVLEADENKLTIPYSSFIKADGHYHRIIKLLDDFLKVFSNDYLDVVTSLSELSLLYNQYNNLLIEKDNIGNDSQKYYHLINKLESTAHKYEKLAVDLNKKINNFRSLQNSLKNLVIIYKSFSGKRFFISININSDDLKSILEFNNISNKRNEINNNFIHNYGERLKRLSKPVLNPVSSLNNNYSEKVPNNKFSIKKPAAQPEFETGFEDVDMKDPSILGKRSRERDNLINELKEIHKTKKMIKPDFKTDSEDVDMKDPSILGKRSRERDNLINELKEIHKTKKMIKPDFKTDSEDVDMKDPSILGIRSTKIEDSVNESKKIIKSNEVTELPALALSATNTEVKTAGILEDIESDEDINRLIEKANDWLGYVNQNIRFLLNLEGFDDFLKQQPYLLPISNELDKQSQLKNIYDDMKRRENELIKNKHEDMNSLDINSIDYLYKKLLISEVIYYFVFYSANMMIDKVLTPYYESKLEKVEEMTKVKEEVETLDKTEIDKFIVIIFMLEKVIDKLKNKIDEVEKDSINDKENEEEANRIMYRQEINDAFKNFVNTKYKVLVVLYKLSDEENPFNVIALKRSLKQLDSELEQNGKYYETERLNYYSRYLINAR, from the coding sequence ATGgcggaaaaattaaatgcgaatgacaaacaaaattattcagataaaaatatcgatattaaTGGGAGTACAGagttattaatatcatttctgtctGAGTTAAGATATCTTATAAGAAGTTTccgtaataaattaataaaaacatatcGGACGTACGTTAAAGTCCTCGAAgctgatgaaaataaattaactattccctattcatcatttataaaaGCCGACGGGCATTATcacagaataataaaattgttagatGATTTCTTGAAAGTATTTTCGAACGACTACCTTGACGTCGTGACGTCACTAAGCGAACtaagtttattatataatcAGTATAATAATCtattgattgaaaaagatAATATAGGTAATGATTCACAGAAATATTatcatttgataaataaattagagtcTACAGCTcacaaatatgaaaaattagctgtcgatttgaataaaaaaattaataattttcgttCGTTACaaaacagtttaaaaaatttggttattatttacaaatcatTCAGTGGAAAAAGattctttatttcaataaacataaatagcGATGATTTGAAAAGTATTTTAGAGTTCAATAACATTTCTAATAAACgcaatgaaattaataataattttatacataattacgGTGAACGATTAAAGAGGTTAAGTAAGCCTGTTTTGAACCCAGTGTcctcattaaataataattactccgAAAAAGTacctaataataaattttcgataaaaaaacccGCAGCTCAACCGGAATTCGAAACCGGGTTCGAAGATGTTGACATGAAGGACCCAAGTATTTTGGGAAAACGTTCACGTGAAAGAGATAATTTGATTAatgaattgaaagaaattcacaaaactaaaaaaatgattaagcCGGACTTCAAAACCGACTCCGAGGACGTTGACATGAAGGACCCAAGTATTTTGGGAAAACGTTCACGTGAAAGAGATAATTTGATTAatgaattgaaagaaattcacaaaactaaaaaaatgattaagcCGGACTTCAAAACCGACTCCGAGGACGTTGACATGAAGGACCCAAGTATTTTAGGGATACGTTCTACTAAAATAGAAGATTCAGTTAACgaatccaaaaaaattataaaaagcaATGAAGTGACCGAATTACCTGCGTTAGCATTATCAGCAACGAACACTGAAGTAAAAACCGCTGGAATATTGGAGGACATCGAATCTGACGAAGAcattaatcgattaatcgaaAAAGCTAATGATTGGTTAGGTTATGTTAACCAAAATATTCgattcttattaaatttagaagGTTTCGATGACTTTCTTAAGCAACAGCCATATTTATTACCAATTTCAAATGAGCTTGATAAACAATcacaattgaaaaatatatatgatgatatgAAAAGACGAGAAaatgaattgataaaaaataaacatgaagATATGAACTCACTTGATATTAATTCGATCGattacttatataaaaaattattgatttccgaggtaatatattattttgtattttattctgCAAATATGATGATCGATAAAGTCTTAACTCCATATTACGAGTCAAAGTTGGAAAAGGTAGAAGAGATGACTAAAGTTAAAGAGGAAGTTGAAACGTTGGATAAAACAGAAATTGATAAgttcattgttattatattcatGTTGGAAAAAGTGattgataaattgaaaaataaaatcgatgaAGTAGAAAAAGACTCtattaatgataaagaaaatgagGAAGAAGCGAACAGAATAATGTACAGGCAGGAAATAAATGATGCGTTTAAAAACTTTGTTAATACAAAGTATAAAGTTTTAGTGGTACTTTATAAACTTTCCGATGAAGAAAATCCATTTAACGTAATAGCTCTTAAGAGATCATTAAAACAATTAGATAGTGAATTGGAACAAAATGGCAAATATTATGAAACAGAACGTCTTAACTATTATTCGCGGTATTTGATAAACGCACGATAA
- the LOC103574631 gene encoding Kv channel-interacting protein 2 isoform X7, with the protein MKAVRKSREKRTSGAASIPLGRHCPEQLATLAATTRFTRKEIQLIYRGFKQECPTGLVDEQGFKQIFSQFFPQGDASQYAHYVFNTMKRKHAGKISFEEFLTILSKVSRGSVEEKLQWVFGLYDLDGDGLISKEEMLDVVGSIYEMLGRYTQPQILEPQVAAKEHVERIFHLMDANKDGVVTIEELVQWCSKDEQLLQSLDTLDTVL; encoded by the exons GAACATCTGGAGCCGCTAGTATTCCATTAGGTCGTCATTGCCCGGAGCAATTGGCAACACTTGCAGCGACGACACGATTTACTCGCaaggaaattcaattaatttaccgGGGGTTTAAACAGGAGTGTCCTACTGGGCTTGTTGATGAGCAGGGATTCAAgcaaattttttcacaattttttccACAGGGTG ACGCCAGTCAGTATGCTCACTATGTATTTAATACAATGAAACGAAAGCACGCTGGAAAAATAAGTTTCGAg GAATTTTTGACGATACTCTCAAAAGTATCTCGTGGGTCAGTCGAAGAAAAACTACAATGGGTTTTCGGGCTCTACGACCTCGACGGCGACGGATTGATCAGCAAAGAAGAAATGCTCGACGTCGTCGGGTCAATTTACGAAATGCTCGGGCGTTACACGCAGCCGCAGATCCTTGAGCCGCAGGTGGCTGCCAAAGAACACGTCGAACGAATTTTCCAT ttAATGGACGCAAACAAAGATGGAGTTGTAACAATCGAAGAATTAGTGCAATGGTGTTCAAAAGATGAACAATTACTCCAAAGCCTCGATACACTTGACACCGTATTATGA
- the LOC103574631 gene encoding Kv channel-interacting protein 2 isoform X1, with product MVMVSKFELENNTMKAVRKSREKKDDELEDVTDVLGTSGAASIPLGRHCPEQLATLAATTRFTRKEIQLIYRGFKQECPTGLVDEQGFKQIFSQFFPQGDASQYAHYVFNTMKRKHAGKISFEEFLTILSKVSRGSVEEKLQWVFGLYDLDGDGLISKEEMLDVVGSIYEMLGRYTQPQILEPQVAAKEHVERIFHLMDANKDGVVTIEELVQWCSKDEQLLQSLDTLDTVL from the exons AGGACGATGAGCTTGAGGATGTCACGGACGTTTTAGGAACATCTGGAGCCGCTAGTATTCCATTAGGTCGTCATTGCCCGGAGCAATTGGCAACACTTGCAGCGACGACACGATTTACTCGCaaggaaattcaattaatttaccgGGGGTTTAAACAGGAGTGTCCTACTGGGCTTGTTGATGAGCAGGGATTCAAgcaaattttttcacaattttttccACAGGGTG ACGCCAGTCAGTATGCTCACTATGTATTTAATACAATGAAACGAAAGCACGCTGGAAAAATAAGTTTCGAg GAATTTTTGACGATACTCTCAAAAGTATCTCGTGGGTCAGTCGAAGAAAAACTACAATGGGTTTTCGGGCTCTACGACCTCGACGGCGACGGATTGATCAGCAAAGAAGAAATGCTCGACGTCGTCGGGTCAATTTACGAAATGCTCGGGCGTTACACGCAGCCGCAGATCCTTGAGCCGCAGGTGGCTGCCAAAGAACACGTCGAACGAATTTTCCAT ttAATGGACGCAAACAAAGATGGAGTTGTAACAATCGAAGAATTAGTGCAATGGTGTTCAAAAGATGAACAATTACTCCAAAGCCTCGATACACTTGACACCGTATTATGA
- the LOC103574631 gene encoding Kv channel-interacting protein 2 isoform X2: protein MILLENNTMKAVRKSREKKDDELEDVTDVLGTSGAASIPLGRHCPEQLATLAATTRFTRKEIQLIYRGFKQECPTGLVDEQGFKQIFSQFFPQGDASQYAHYVFNTMKRKHAGKISFEEFLTILSKVSRGSVEEKLQWVFGLYDLDGDGLISKEEMLDVVGSIYEMLGRYTQPQILEPQVAAKEHVERIFHLMDANKDGVVTIEELVQWCSKDEQLLQSLDTLDTVL, encoded by the exons AGGACGATGAGCTTGAGGATGTCACGGACGTTTTAGGAACATCTGGAGCCGCTAGTATTCCATTAGGTCGTCATTGCCCGGAGCAATTGGCAACACTTGCAGCGACGACACGATTTACTCGCaaggaaattcaattaatttaccgGGGGTTTAAACAGGAGTGTCCTACTGGGCTTGTTGATGAGCAGGGATTCAAgcaaattttttcacaattttttccACAGGGTG ACGCCAGTCAGTATGCTCACTATGTATTTAATACAATGAAACGAAAGCACGCTGGAAAAATAAGTTTCGAg GAATTTTTGACGATACTCTCAAAAGTATCTCGTGGGTCAGTCGAAGAAAAACTACAATGGGTTTTCGGGCTCTACGACCTCGACGGCGACGGATTGATCAGCAAAGAAGAAATGCTCGACGTCGTCGGGTCAATTTACGAAATGCTCGGGCGTTACACGCAGCCGCAGATCCTTGAGCCGCAGGTGGCTGCCAAAGAACACGTCGAACGAATTTTCCAT ttAATGGACGCAAACAAAGATGGAGTTGTAACAATCGAAGAATTAGTGCAATGGTGTTCAAAAGATGAACAATTACTCCAAAGCCTCGATACACTTGACACCGTATTATGA
- the LOC103574631 gene encoding Kv channel-interacting protein 2 isoform X5, with product MKAVRKSREKKDDELEDVTDVLGTSGAASIPLGRHCPEQLATLAATTRFTRKEIQLIYRGFKQECPTGLVDEQGFKQIFSQFFPQGDASQYAHYVFNTMKRKHAGKISFEEFLTILSKVSRGSVEEKLQWVFGLYDLDGDGLISKEEMLDVVGSIYEMLGRYTQPQILEPQVAAKEHVERIFHLMDANKDGVVTIEELVQWCSKDEQLLQSLDTLDTVL from the exons AGGACGATGAGCTTGAGGATGTCACGGACGTTTTAGGAACATCTGGAGCCGCTAGTATTCCATTAGGTCGTCATTGCCCGGAGCAATTGGCAACACTTGCAGCGACGACACGATTTACTCGCaaggaaattcaattaatttaccgGGGGTTTAAACAGGAGTGTCCTACTGGGCTTGTTGATGAGCAGGGATTCAAgcaaattttttcacaattttttccACAGGGTG ACGCCAGTCAGTATGCTCACTATGTATTTAATACAATGAAACGAAAGCACGCTGGAAAAATAAGTTTCGAg GAATTTTTGACGATACTCTCAAAAGTATCTCGTGGGTCAGTCGAAGAAAAACTACAATGGGTTTTCGGGCTCTACGACCTCGACGGCGACGGATTGATCAGCAAAGAAGAAATGCTCGACGTCGTCGGGTCAATTTACGAAATGCTCGGGCGTTACACGCAGCCGCAGATCCTTGAGCCGCAGGTGGCTGCCAAAGAACACGTCGAACGAATTTTCCAT ttAATGGACGCAAACAAAGATGGAGTTGTAACAATCGAAGAATTAGTGCAATGGTGTTCAAAAGATGAACAATTACTCCAAAGCCTCGATACACTTGACACCGTATTATGA
- the LOC103574631 gene encoding Kv channel-interacting protein 2 isoform X3, which produces MKLENNTMKAVRKSREKKDDELEDVTDVLGTSGAASIPLGRHCPEQLATLAATTRFTRKEIQLIYRGFKQECPTGLVDEQGFKQIFSQFFPQGDASQYAHYVFNTMKRKHAGKISFEEFLTILSKVSRGSVEEKLQWVFGLYDLDGDGLISKEEMLDVVGSIYEMLGRYTQPQILEPQVAAKEHVERIFHLMDANKDGVVTIEELVQWCSKDEQLLQSLDTLDTVL; this is translated from the exons AGGACGATGAGCTTGAGGATGTCACGGACGTTTTAGGAACATCTGGAGCCGCTAGTATTCCATTAGGTCGTCATTGCCCGGAGCAATTGGCAACACTTGCAGCGACGACACGATTTACTCGCaaggaaattcaattaatttaccgGGGGTTTAAACAGGAGTGTCCTACTGGGCTTGTTGATGAGCAGGGATTCAAgcaaattttttcacaattttttccACAGGGTG ACGCCAGTCAGTATGCTCACTATGTATTTAATACAATGAAACGAAAGCACGCTGGAAAAATAAGTTTCGAg GAATTTTTGACGATACTCTCAAAAGTATCTCGTGGGTCAGTCGAAGAAAAACTACAATGGGTTTTCGGGCTCTACGACCTCGACGGCGACGGATTGATCAGCAAAGAAGAAATGCTCGACGTCGTCGGGTCAATTTACGAAATGCTCGGGCGTTACACGCAGCCGCAGATCCTTGAGCCGCAGGTGGCTGCCAAAGAACACGTCGAACGAATTTTCCAT ttAATGGACGCAAACAAAGATGGAGTTGTAACAATCGAAGAATTAGTGCAATGGTGTTCAAAAGATGAACAATTACTCCAAAGCCTCGATACACTTGACACCGTATTATGA
- the LOC103574631 gene encoding Kv channel-interacting protein 2 isoform X6: protein MILLENNTMKAVRKSREKRTSGAASIPLGRHCPEQLATLAATTRFTRKEIQLIYRGFKQECPTGLVDEQGFKQIFSQFFPQGDASQYAHYVFNTMKRKHAGKISFEEFLTILSKVSRGSVEEKLQWVFGLYDLDGDGLISKEEMLDVVGSIYEMLGRYTQPQILEPQVAAKEHVERIFHLMDANKDGVVTIEELVQWCSKDEQLLQSLDTLDTVL, encoded by the exons GAACATCTGGAGCCGCTAGTATTCCATTAGGTCGTCATTGCCCGGAGCAATTGGCAACACTTGCAGCGACGACACGATTTACTCGCaaggaaattcaattaatttaccgGGGGTTTAAACAGGAGTGTCCTACTGGGCTTGTTGATGAGCAGGGATTCAAgcaaattttttcacaattttttccACAGGGTG ACGCCAGTCAGTATGCTCACTATGTATTTAATACAATGAAACGAAAGCACGCTGGAAAAATAAGTTTCGAg GAATTTTTGACGATACTCTCAAAAGTATCTCGTGGGTCAGTCGAAGAAAAACTACAATGGGTTTTCGGGCTCTACGACCTCGACGGCGACGGATTGATCAGCAAAGAAGAAATGCTCGACGTCGTCGGGTCAATTTACGAAATGCTCGGGCGTTACACGCAGCCGCAGATCCTTGAGCCGCAGGTGGCTGCCAAAGAACACGTCGAACGAATTTTCCAT ttAATGGACGCAAACAAAGATGGAGTTGTAACAATCGAAGAATTAGTGCAATGGTGTTCAAAAGATGAACAATTACTCCAAAGCCTCGATACACTTGACACCGTATTATGA